The following proteins are co-located in the Clostridiales bacterium genome:
- a CDS encoding NAD(P)-dependent oxidoreductase, whose product MWGLNEKLAALERSGQKIQASIVGAGQMGRGMVSQMMLMKGMSPAIVVDINPELAKTAYLHAGLKEDDIRFVKTVAEANTWMEQGKYIYTDNADIAAKANLIQVAIDATGVPEVGAKFAVDSINHKKHIVMLNVETDVVIGPYLKQLADNAGVVYTGSAGDEPGAVKELYDFADALGFEVRVIGKGKNNALDLDCNPDSLYEYATARGVSPKMQTAFSDGTKTMVEMTAMANATGFIPDVRGGHGAVATVKELPELFRLKEEGGILNQYGVIDYINGVAPGVFLIVSTSLPDVVHEMQYLSMGPGPNYVLYRPYHLTSLETPLSAALAVIDHQPTIVPSFGLVAETIAVAKKDLKAGDMLDGIGGFTVYGTFEKADVAKQLGAVPLGLINKNTKLLKDVKKGELVTYDMIELDQNSLIVQLRKLQDRFFL is encoded by the coding sequence ATGTGGGGATTAAATGAAAAATTAGCTGCTCTTGAACGCAGCGGTCAAAAAATTCAGGCCAGTATTGTTGGCGCAGGACAAATGGGAAGAGGTATGGTAAGTCAGATGATGCTGATGAAGGGCATGTCTCCTGCCATCGTAGTCGATATTAATCCGGAACTTGCAAAGACAGCATATTTACATGCGGGGCTTAAAGAGGATGACATTCGCTTTGTTAAGACGGTTGCTGAAGCCAATACATGGATGGAACAAGGAAAGTATATTTATACCGATAACGCAGACATTGCAGCAAAAGCAAATCTGATCCAGGTTGCCATCGATGCCACAGGCGTTCCTGAAGTTGGTGCGAAATTTGCAGTCGACAGCATCAACCACAAGAAACATATTGTAATGTTAAATGTAGAAACCGACGTTGTAATCGGGCCTTATTTAAAGCAGCTTGCAGACAATGCGGGGGTTGTTTACACAGGTTCTGCCGGAGATGAACCCGGTGCCGTAAAAGAGCTCTACGACTTTGCTGATGCGCTTGGCTTCGAAGTAAGGGTAATTGGTAAGGGAAAAAATAACGCTCTTGATCTGGATTGCAATCCGGACAGCCTCTATGAATATGCTACAGCAAGAGGTGTTAGTCCTAAGATGCAGACAGCTTTCAGCGATGGAACAAAGACAATGGTTGAAATGACAGCCATGGCAAACGCCACCGGATTTATTCCTGACGTACGAGGCGGTCATGGTGCAGTCGCAACTGTAAAGGAACTTCCTGAGCTTTTCAGACTGAAGGAAGAGGGCGGAATTCTAAACCAGTATGGAGTCATTGACTACATCAATGGTGTTGCTCCCGGTGTATTCCTCATCGTTTCCACAAGTCTGCCGGATGTTGTTCATGAAATGCAGTATCTGAGCATGGGACCTGGTCCAAACTATGTGCTGTACAGACCATACCATCTGACTAGCCTTGAAACTCCGCTGTCAGCAGCACTGGCAGTCATCGATCATCAGCCCACAATCGTGCCTTCCTTTGGACTGGTAGCTGAAACAATCGCAGTAGCAAAGAAAGATCTGAAAGCTGGAGATATGCTTGATGGAATCGGCGGATTCACAGTTTACGGAACCTTCGAAAAAGCCGATGTTGCAAAGCAGCTTGGAGCGGTTCCTCTGGGATTGATCAACAAGAATACCAAGCTTCTGAAGGATGTTAAAAAGGGTGAACTTGTCACCTATGATATGATTGAGCTGGACCAGAACTCATTGATCGTACAGCTTCGAAAGCTCCAGGATCGATTCTTCTTATAG
- a CDS encoding HAD family phosphatase, with the protein MGIVINGEKIMYKLIAMDLDDTLLNDSGTISERNKDAIRRAEAAGVKIIITSGRSYASTKQFIQELGLADLTISLNGAYIQDPRDDRLVGDFSIEKEITGKLLKAIEPYGIHVNFYNGEHVYCQEPTEHALYYSQLNRIEIDYVDSLWELSKKKPAGKLLLINNEGKLEAIRDLLREKFGDHLNFLFSKPFFLEIFDRSTSKGAALLKVAEMYGIKPEEIITVGDGENDLSMIKMAGIGAAVSNAKETVKQAADYITLSNNESGVAHLIEKFILGNTGDVGR; encoded by the coding sequence ATGGGAATCGTAATAAATGGAGAAAAAATTATGTATAAACTGATTGCTATGGATTTGGATGATACTTTGCTGAATGACTCCGGCACCATCAGTGAGCGGAATAAAGATGCAATACGCAGGGCTGAAGCGGCCGGCGTAAAAATAATAATTACTTCAGGAAGAAGCTATGCTTCCACAAAGCAGTTTATTCAGGAACTGGGACTTGCAGATCTCACCATCAGCCTGAATGGTGCATATATACAGGATCCAAGGGACGATCGGCTTGTAGGAGATTTTTCGATAGAAAAGGAAATCACTGGTAAATTGCTGAAGGCAATTGAGCCGTACGGAATCCATGTAAATTTTTATAACGGAGAACACGTATATTGTCAGGAACCTACGGAGCATGCTTTGTATTATAGCCAATTAAACCGAATTGAGATCGATTATGTGGATTCGCTTTGGGAATTGAGTAAAAAGAAACCCGCAGGGAAATTGCTGCTGATTAATAATGAAGGTAAATTGGAGGCGATACGGGACCTGCTTCGTGAGAAATTCGGCGATCACTTAAATTTTCTGTTCTCAAAACCCTTTTTCCTTGAAATATTTGATCGGTCTACTTCTAAGGGAGCAGCACTGCTTAAGGTTGCCGAAATGTACGGGATCAAGCCGGAGGAAATTATCACTGTCGGTGACGGGGAAAATGATTTGTCTATGATCAAAATGGCAGGGATTGGAGCAGCAGTTTCCAATGCGAAGGAAACGGTAAAACAGGCTGCTGATTATATTACGCTTTCCAATAATGAAAGCGGTGTTGCCCATCTCATTGAAAAATTTATACTGGGCAATACGGGAGACGTAGGGAGGTAA